GCGACCATTTCAAGGTGCTTTATGATCCTTATCGTTTGATGAATGAATTTGTGGAGACGCAAGGATTGACGCTTTCGGAGAATGAATATCGGGATAATGTCCTGGACGTAGGGTGGTTTTTATACCAGTACTCACAGTCAGCGGCCAGGGGGAATGACATTTGGTCGGTGAGGATGCTGACGAACGTCGTGCATCATTTGGGGAGGGTGCTCTTGTTTCGATATGCACCGGAACGCGCAAAGCTGGGGTTGAAGACGATTGAGCTTTCATTGCCTGAGTCAGTTGTAGCGGAATTGACTGAAATACTGGAGTTCATCACGCCTGGAAAGCATGAACAGGCAGCTGTTTTGATTAGCCGATTGCTAGATCGCGAGTATGAGTGGATCCGGTTGCAGTGGAACGAAGAAAGTCAGCAGATGCGGTTTTTGTGGAGGATGATTAATAAATATGAAAGGCAGGGGGAAGAGGTATGACGCAAGTTTGCGTGATTAGCATTCATGTGCCGAATATGAAGGAGGCCATCCAATTTTATACGGAAGTATTGGGGTTTGAAGTGAACAAAGAGTATGGACCGAAAATTATAACGCTTGTCCACGGAGAGCTGCCCATCGTTTTGGAGGAGTCGGAGCATGCGGCACGCAATGCAAGTTCTTCTGGAGTTGTACTCACGTTGAAGAGTGACGACATCCACCAATCTCTTGAAGTGCTCAAAGAACACGATGTGGAATTGATTATCGCGGAACCCGCAGACTGCCCGCCAGGAAAATATATTAGTTTTAAGGATCCGTTCGGGAATGTGTGGGAGTATTTGCAGTTCATTGAATAGTAGTCAGTATTATTAGTTTTCTCATTGGTGAATATGATAAACTATGAGCAAGCGGAATAAAAAATAGAGGAGATGAGATGATTCATTAATAAAGAAAGACAAGCGCCACTTTTGCTGGAAGGGCTGGAGGCGGCGATAAGGAGATTGCCGAGTCAACATGAAGCGATTCCTTCTTTGCGCTCGAAGCAAGCGACGGTCCAAGCAGGATTTGGCGGCGAGCAGGAATTGGACAAAGTGTTAGAGGGCTATGCTTTTTCAATGAAGCATGGCATTTTTAACGATCTATCGCTAGCCTCCAGTACATATTTTCAAGTGGACACGCTCTTCATCACCCCGTCGTATGCGGTTTTGTTCGAAGTGAAGAATATTGCGGGCGAACTGACGGTGACACAAAATCCGCCTCAAATGATCCGCGTGCTCGATTCAGGCCAAGTGAGCGGGTTCAAAAGCCCAATCGCCCAGCTGGAGAGCAACTGTGAACTGTTTCAAGACTGGCTCTATAGCCGAAACATCTCATTGCCGGTATACGGCGCCGTCGTCCTCGCGTATGCAAGGCAACGCATCGAAGTATTCGACACGAATACCCCTATTCTTTTTCCAAGTGCGGTCCCCACATTCATCCGCAAACTCCCAACAACCTCCCCATTGTTGGATGACGAAACTTTCGCCGACCTACTATCGCAGCTAAGCAGCTCCCATCGCGACTTTATTCCTTCTCCTATTTGTGAAACTTATTCGATTCCACGCAATGACATACGGACAGGTGTGATTTGTCCGGGATGTGGGTTTATTGGCATGGAAAAATATATGGGCGGGTGGCGTTGTTTAGCTTGCGGCGGAACAAGCCGGGATGCGCATAAGAAGGCCATTCGTGACTGGTTTCTATTGTTTGGCGGTGGAATGAGGAATAAAGATTGTCGGGAGTTTTTAAGAGTTGATAAACAGCAGACTGCACATCGGCTATTGGCTTCTATGGATTTAGAGGTGGTGGGGGCTAAGAGAAACAGGTCTTATTACATGAGTTTTCATATGGAACGCAAAAAGCGC
The genomic region above belongs to Sporosarcina sp. Marseille-Q4943 and contains:
- a CDS encoding nuclease-related domain-containing protein, which translates into the protein MPSQHEAIPSLRSKQATVQAGFGGEQELDKVLEGYAFSMKHGIFNDLSLASSTYFQVDTLFITPSYAVLFEVKNIAGELTVTQNPPQMIRVLDSGQVSGFKSPIAQLESNCELFQDWLYSRNISLPVYGAVVLAYARQRIEVFDTNTPILFPSAVPTFIRKLPTTSPLLDDETFADLLSQLSSSHRDFIPSPICETYSIPRNDIRTGVICPGCGFIGMEKYMGGWRCLACGGTSRDAHKKAIRDWFLLFGGGMRNKDCREFLRVDKQQTAHRLLASMDLEVVGAKRNRSYYMSFHMERKKRT
- a CDS encoding nucleotidyltransferase domain-containing protein yields the protein MLPQELAVEKITASLEKDPLVQAVFLKGSMGRGEHDEHSDVDLYCLVNEEDKKEFLANRVEHLRAYRDIILMDDIFIVAPQIIAVFDDLLHIDLFTVTKESFVEGDHFKVLYDPYRLMNEFVETQGLTLSENEYRDNVLDVGWFLYQYSQSAARGNDIWSVRMLTNVVHHLGRVLLFRYAPERAKLGLKTIELSLPESVVAELTEILEFITPGKHEQAAVLISRLLDREYEWIRLQWNEESQQMRFLWRMINKYERQGEEV
- a CDS encoding VOC family protein, with the translated sequence MTQVCVISIHVPNMKEAIQFYTEVLGFEVNKEYGPKIITLVHGELPIVLEESEHAARNASSSGVVLTLKSDDIHQSLEVLKEHDVELIIAEPADCPPGKYISFKDPFGNVWEYLQFIE